The following are encoded in a window of Chitinivibrionales bacterium genomic DNA:
- a CDS encoding glycosyltransferase yields the protein MHDRKIKIFHFINNIEIGGAETLLLNICRNLNNNEKRYDFRVIILENKQKLREKYDVENIEVVCLDILNKPLLVQIFECFKYIKSNKPDIVHSHLLKTDLPVQIAAFLARRTSTCTIHNMRPFRGKKEKLTGLATSLFAKKIIAVSESAKNNCIKNRMYAGRKIVTIYNSPSFDIGTPAPKALSSGRTIKLLNIGSLSKQKGQEFLIKSMDFLKNDVEMELNIYGSGELFDYLMNIIEQEEKKKVFIRNPVLDIKNVIAETDFFISSSLWEGFPLAAVEAISMGIPTILSDIPPHRELFQDYPDYPLFIEPGKKVDIFSHIKRLTEDPDFYHDISQTCINQSKRYSHKELTGNYNRFYISLIE from the coding sequence ATGCACGATAGAAAAATAAAAATATTTCATTTCATTAATAATATCGAAATAGGGGGAGCGGAAACACTCCTGCTCAATATATGCAGAAATCTAAACAATAATGAAAAGAGATACGACTTCAGGGTAATTATACTCGAAAACAAACAAAAGCTGAGAGAAAAGTATGATGTCGAAAACATCGAGGTAGTCTGTCTCGATATACTCAATAAACCGCTGCTCGTTCAGATATTTGAGTGTTTTAAATATATTAAAAGTAATAAACCCGATATCGTACACTCCCATCTTCTTAAAACAGATTTACCGGTTCAAATAGCGGCCTTTTTGGCACGGCGAACCAGTACATGTACAATTCATAACATGAGGCCCTTCAGAGGCAAAAAAGAGAAACTCACGGGATTAGCGACTTCCCTGTTCGCAAAAAAAATAATTGCGGTTTCTGAAAGCGCAAAAAATAACTGTATTAAAAACAGGATGTATGCAGGGAGAAAAATCGTAACAATATATAATTCTCCCAGTTTTGATATCGGTACTCCGGCGCCAAAAGCTTTGTCGTCAGGAAGAACAATAAAATTGTTGAACATCGGCAGCTTAAGCAAGCAAAAGGGACAGGAATTTTTAATTAAATCAATGGATTTTCTAAAAAATGACGTTGAAATGGAATTGAATATCTATGGTTCCGGAGAATTGTTCGATTATTTAATGAATATCATTGAACAGGAAGAAAAGAAGAAAGTTTTTATTCGAAATCCCGTTTTGGATATTAAAAACGTAATTGCCGAAACGGATTTTTTCATATCCTCTTCCTTATGGGAGGGGTTTCCCCTGGCAGCTGTTGAAGCTATAAGCATGGGGATTCCAACAATTTTGAGCGACATTCCTCCTCACAGAGAGCTTTTTCAGGATTATCCCGATTATCCACTGTTCATAGAACCGGGGAAAAAGGTCGATATATTTTCTCATATTAAACGGCTTACTGAGGATCCGGATTTTTATCATGACATTTCACAAACATGCATAAACCAGTCAAAACGATATTCTCATAAAGAATTGACCGGGAATTACAATCGGTTTTACATCTCCTTAATAGAATAA